One Phaseolus vulgaris cultivar G19833 chromosome 11, P. vulgaris v2.0, whole genome shotgun sequence genomic window carries:
- the LOC137821942 gene encoding H/ACA ribonucleoprotein complex subunit 3-like protein — ILRKLHPHGLLATSQNLGGYHCFEVCCFSSLQKESPVGLATQSAHPARFSPDDKYSRQRVLLKKRFGLLPTQQAPLKY, encoded by the exons atattaagaaaattgcATCCTCACGGGTTATTGGCAACAAGCCAAAATCTTGGTGGTTATCACTGCTTTGAAGTgtgttgtttttcttctttgcaGAAAGAGTCGCCGGTAGGGCTAGCTACACAATCTGCCCATCCAG CTCGGTTTTCACCCGATGATAAATATTCGAGGCAGAGAGTTCTTCTGAAGAAGCGTTTTGGATTGTTACCAACCCAGCAGGCACCTCTAAAGTACTGA
- the LOC137814592 gene encoding uncharacterized protein isoform X2 has product MSVFHLICGIWGLVSVSFCTGVGCASCCQYQLFQQSNRRFEQKTDRFWKFSEEADRWVEVQLPCDLISGGDSECGKVKRREESMDQEQGVDDKKKRLDRKNDKVGAVEPLDVVLRPLRKRVSLTKMSETSVWITGESGSIYERFWNGLEWVMAPHDLPISAGRAVAVFIISQMILALSESGNLYQMHLQLGETSQPVWVEFPPALGPIEDNDQEKNTLTLMKSGVVSDDGQRGYFCTKNGTLVELDVVESPRWTNHGQPAGANVAAIAAVASTREAVYTISSSGDLFEYNRKSKPSWRKHIWQEKTAKFSPLIPSKGCILHGLSGDHSESLFLLTKEGTLVERRLHQRKWKWVVHGSPEQQTLTSITPALQDESSETFNSLFFTTSAGSVFEYQMPKQLGSVHNNQFPEAWGSHEHPSQAKAARGIAGLAFQVGRILYALDDGRLAELHLVGIGGESSGPSAPQNSRRKASNRYVWTILDVPESEGWNAEYCTEERGPRNCMTGTKDDSNDSGTSRRKQSQTQSHYLSLGKGGELNKSSEEYNLPDDWISSNFRLRLLYEGKSFFLISNDGFVFEYVCIENVWVWLKHDSSSAMSGIVGNYNGSLFMVDSFGSLFLREWSDNEMAWKNCTATRKGRHIIGGQPWDTLPGKARRATTEDSIFFVSKSGGLLQFMVYMRKFKWKDCKNPQNVKVATIVDQELFRENIVFVTGRNGRLYQYNKVTELWHEHYQSQHLILSQFPGTVIRPSTKSLSGSLFMLSREGGLVEYQWNTWHGWNWIEHGTPYKGVTLVGSPGPSFEGNQLLLIGSDGKVYLRYMDNNAWKWKDCGFPNMGNKIVEAQSGRFNEEKPVQSDGNCASGLNKNQDNLVDLNLNCEPKVASTRPIPFSEGSVIFELRDGRLAELEVGEEKEWSWSRIIGTPNSLCLENYWITLASS; this is encoded by the exons ATGTCAGTGTTCCATTTGATATGTGGCATCTGGGGGCTCGTGTCTGTGAGCTTTTGTACTGGTGTGGGTTGTGCTTCATGCTGTCAATATCAGCTGTTTCAGCAGAGCAATAGAAGGTTTGAACAGAAAACCGATAGGTTTTGGAAGTTCAGTGAAGAAGCTGATAGATGGGTTGAGGTGCAACTGCCCTGTGATCTGATATCTGGTGGTGATAGTGAGTGTGGTAAGGTGAAGAGAAGGGAGGAAAGCATGGATCAAGAACAGGGAGTTGATGATAAAAAGAAGAGACTGGACAGAAAAAATGATAAAGTAGGAGCTGTGGAGCCCTTGGATGTGGTTCTGAGGCCTCTGAGAAAGAGAGTTTCATTGACCAAAATGTCTGAGACATCTGTGTGGATCACTGGTGAAAGTGGGTCTATCTATGAGAGGTTTTGGAATGGATTGGAATGGGTGATGGCCCCTCATGACTTACCAATATCAGCAGGACGTGCAGTGGCAGTTTTTATCATCAGTCAGATGATTCTTGCTTTATCTGAATCGGGAAATCTGTATCAG ATGCATTTGCAACTTGGTGAAACTTCACAACCAGTTTGGGTTGAATTCCCACCTGCACTTGGTCCAATTGAAGATAATGATCAGGAGAAAAATACTTTGACATTGATGAAGTCTGGTGTGGTGTCAGATGATGGGCA AAGAGGTTATTTCTGTACAAAAAATGGAACTCTAGTAGAACTTGATGTGGTTGAGTCTCCAAG ATGGACAAATCATGGGCAACCAGCAGGAGCAAATGTTGCAGCAATAGCTGCTGTTGCTTCTACACGAGAAGCAGTATACACCATAAG TTCTTCGGGAGATCTTTTTGAATATAATCGAAAATCAAAACCGTCGTGGAGGAAGCACATATGGCAAGAAAAAACAGCAAAATTTTCACCTTTGATTCCATCTAAAGGGTGCATTTTACATGGATTAAGTGGTGATCATTCTGAATCTCTGTTTCTTTTAACCAAG GAAGGCACTTTGGTGGAGAGAAGATTGCATCAAAGGAAGTGGAAATGGGTAGTTCATGGAAGCCCTGAACAGCAAACTTTGACGTCTATTACACCAGCTTTGCAAGATGAATCAAGTGAAACATTCAATTCTTTATTCTTTACTACTTCAGCTGGATCTGTTTTTGAATATCAAATGCCAAAACAACTAG GTAGTGTTCATAATAATCAGTTTCCAGAAGCATGGGGAAGTCATGAGCATCCCTCACAAGCAAAAGCAGCAAGAGGTATAGCTGGCTTAGCATTCCAAGTTGGGAGGATACTGTATGCACTAGACGATGGTAGACTTGCAGAATTGCATCTAGTAGGAATAGGGGGTGAAAGTTCAGGACCATCTGCACCACAAAACTCTAGAAGGAAAGCATCAAACAGATATGTTTGGACTATATTAGATGTGCCAGAGAGTGAAGGGTGGAATGCAGAATATTGTACAGAAGAACGTGGCCCCAGAAATTGTATGACAGGTACAAAAGATGACTCAAATGATTCAGGAACAAGTAGAAGAAAACAAAGCCAAACACAGAGTCATTACTTGTCTCTAGGCAAAGGTGGTGAACTGAACAAGTCTTCAGAAGAATACAATCTGCCAGATGATTGGATTAGTAGTAACTTTCGCTTAAGACTGCTGTATGAAGGCAAGTCATTCTTCTTAATAAGCAATGATGGTTTTGTTTTTGAATACGTTTGTATTGAGAATGTATGGGTATGGTTGAAGCATGATAGCTCCTCGGCTATGAGTGGTATAGTGGGGAACTATAATGGAAGTTTGTTTATGGTTGATTCATTTGGGAGTCTGTTCCTTAGAGAATGGAGTGATAACGAGATGGCATGGAAAAACTGCACTGCTACGAGGAAAGGGAGACATATTATTGGAGGTCAACCATGGGATACATTACCAGGTAAAGCAAGGAGGGCTACAACTGAAGATTCAATCTTCTTTGTGAGCAAAAGTGGAGGATTACTGCAGTTCATG GTGTACATGAGGAAGTTCAAATGGAAAGATTGCAAAAATCCTCAAAATGTTAAAGTTGCAACTATAGTTGACCAGGAATTGTTCAGGGAAAATATAGTCTTTGTCACTGGAAGAAATGGTCGTCTATATCAGTATAACAAAGTGACTGAATTGTGGCATGAGCATTACCAGTCTCAACATTTGATTCTATCACAGTTTCCTGGAACAGTCATAAGACCATCAACAAAATCACTCTCAGGTTCTCTCTTCATGCTTTCAAGAGAAGGTGGTCTTGTTGAGTACCAGTGGAATACTTGGCATGGATGGAACTGGATAGAACATGGAACACCTTATAAAGGTGTTACACTGGTTGGTTCACCTGGTCCAAGCTTTGAAGGGAATCAACTACTTTTGATTGGCTCAGATGGAAAAGTATACCTGAGATACATGGACAACAATGCATGGAAGTGGAAGGATTGTGGCTTCCCCAATATGGGAAATAAAATTGTTGAAGCACAAAGTGGAAGATTCAATGAGGAGAAACCAGTTCAGAGTGATGGAAATTGTGCATCTGGCTTGAACAAGAACCAAGACAACCTTGTTGACCTCAACTTAAATTGTGAACCAAAG GTGGCATCAACAAGACCAATTCCATTTTCTGAAGGTTCTGTCATATTTGAGCTCAGAGATGGCAGG TTAGCAGAATTAGAAGTTGGAGAGGAGAAAGAATGGAGTTGGTCACGGATCATTGGCACTCCAAACAGTTTATGTTTGGAAAATTATTGGATCACACTAGCATCATCATAG
- the LOC137814592 gene encoding uncharacterized protein isoform X1: MSVFHLICGIWGLVSVSFCTGVGCASCCQYQLFQQSNRRFEQKTDRFWKFSEEADRWVEVQLPCDLISGGDSECGKVKRREESMDQEQGVDDKKKRLDRKNDKVGAVEPLDVVLRPLRKRVSLTKMSETSVWITGESGSIYERFWNGLEWVMAPHDLPISAGRAVAVFIISQMILALSESGNLYQQMHLQLGETSQPVWVEFPPALGPIEDNDQEKNTLTLMKSGVVSDDGQRGYFCTKNGTLVELDVVESPRWTNHGQPAGANVAAIAAVASTREAVYTISSSGDLFEYNRKSKPSWRKHIWQEKTAKFSPLIPSKGCILHGLSGDHSESLFLLTKEGTLVERRLHQRKWKWVVHGSPEQQTLTSITPALQDESSETFNSLFFTTSAGSVFEYQMPKQLGSVHNNQFPEAWGSHEHPSQAKAARGIAGLAFQVGRILYALDDGRLAELHLVGIGGESSGPSAPQNSRRKASNRYVWTILDVPESEGWNAEYCTEERGPRNCMTGTKDDSNDSGTSRRKQSQTQSHYLSLGKGGELNKSSEEYNLPDDWISSNFRLRLLYEGKSFFLISNDGFVFEYVCIENVWVWLKHDSSSAMSGIVGNYNGSLFMVDSFGSLFLREWSDNEMAWKNCTATRKGRHIIGGQPWDTLPGKARRATTEDSIFFVSKSGGLLQFMVYMRKFKWKDCKNPQNVKVATIVDQELFRENIVFVTGRNGRLYQYNKVTELWHEHYQSQHLILSQFPGTVIRPSTKSLSGSLFMLSREGGLVEYQWNTWHGWNWIEHGTPYKGVTLVGSPGPSFEGNQLLLIGSDGKVYLRYMDNNAWKWKDCGFPNMGNKIVEAQSGRFNEEKPVQSDGNCASGLNKNQDNLVDLNLNCEPKVASTRPIPFSEGSVIFELRDGRLAELEVGEEKEWSWSRIIGTPNSLCLENYWITLASS; the protein is encoded by the exons ATGTCAGTGTTCCATTTGATATGTGGCATCTGGGGGCTCGTGTCTGTGAGCTTTTGTACTGGTGTGGGTTGTGCTTCATGCTGTCAATATCAGCTGTTTCAGCAGAGCAATAGAAGGTTTGAACAGAAAACCGATAGGTTTTGGAAGTTCAGTGAAGAAGCTGATAGATGGGTTGAGGTGCAACTGCCCTGTGATCTGATATCTGGTGGTGATAGTGAGTGTGGTAAGGTGAAGAGAAGGGAGGAAAGCATGGATCAAGAACAGGGAGTTGATGATAAAAAGAAGAGACTGGACAGAAAAAATGATAAAGTAGGAGCTGTGGAGCCCTTGGATGTGGTTCTGAGGCCTCTGAGAAAGAGAGTTTCATTGACCAAAATGTCTGAGACATCTGTGTGGATCACTGGTGAAAGTGGGTCTATCTATGAGAGGTTTTGGAATGGATTGGAATGGGTGATGGCCCCTCATGACTTACCAATATCAGCAGGACGTGCAGTGGCAGTTTTTATCATCAGTCAGATGATTCTTGCTTTATCTGAATCGGGAAATCTGTATCAG CAGATGCATTTGCAACTTGGTGAAACTTCACAACCAGTTTGGGTTGAATTCCCACCTGCACTTGGTCCAATTGAAGATAATGATCAGGAGAAAAATACTTTGACATTGATGAAGTCTGGTGTGGTGTCAGATGATGGGCA AAGAGGTTATTTCTGTACAAAAAATGGAACTCTAGTAGAACTTGATGTGGTTGAGTCTCCAAG ATGGACAAATCATGGGCAACCAGCAGGAGCAAATGTTGCAGCAATAGCTGCTGTTGCTTCTACACGAGAAGCAGTATACACCATAAG TTCTTCGGGAGATCTTTTTGAATATAATCGAAAATCAAAACCGTCGTGGAGGAAGCACATATGGCAAGAAAAAACAGCAAAATTTTCACCTTTGATTCCATCTAAAGGGTGCATTTTACATGGATTAAGTGGTGATCATTCTGAATCTCTGTTTCTTTTAACCAAG GAAGGCACTTTGGTGGAGAGAAGATTGCATCAAAGGAAGTGGAAATGGGTAGTTCATGGAAGCCCTGAACAGCAAACTTTGACGTCTATTACACCAGCTTTGCAAGATGAATCAAGTGAAACATTCAATTCTTTATTCTTTACTACTTCAGCTGGATCTGTTTTTGAATATCAAATGCCAAAACAACTAG GTAGTGTTCATAATAATCAGTTTCCAGAAGCATGGGGAAGTCATGAGCATCCCTCACAAGCAAAAGCAGCAAGAGGTATAGCTGGCTTAGCATTCCAAGTTGGGAGGATACTGTATGCACTAGACGATGGTAGACTTGCAGAATTGCATCTAGTAGGAATAGGGGGTGAAAGTTCAGGACCATCTGCACCACAAAACTCTAGAAGGAAAGCATCAAACAGATATGTTTGGACTATATTAGATGTGCCAGAGAGTGAAGGGTGGAATGCAGAATATTGTACAGAAGAACGTGGCCCCAGAAATTGTATGACAGGTACAAAAGATGACTCAAATGATTCAGGAACAAGTAGAAGAAAACAAAGCCAAACACAGAGTCATTACTTGTCTCTAGGCAAAGGTGGTGAACTGAACAAGTCTTCAGAAGAATACAATCTGCCAGATGATTGGATTAGTAGTAACTTTCGCTTAAGACTGCTGTATGAAGGCAAGTCATTCTTCTTAATAAGCAATGATGGTTTTGTTTTTGAATACGTTTGTATTGAGAATGTATGGGTATGGTTGAAGCATGATAGCTCCTCGGCTATGAGTGGTATAGTGGGGAACTATAATGGAAGTTTGTTTATGGTTGATTCATTTGGGAGTCTGTTCCTTAGAGAATGGAGTGATAACGAGATGGCATGGAAAAACTGCACTGCTACGAGGAAAGGGAGACATATTATTGGAGGTCAACCATGGGATACATTACCAGGTAAAGCAAGGAGGGCTACAACTGAAGATTCAATCTTCTTTGTGAGCAAAAGTGGAGGATTACTGCAGTTCATG GTGTACATGAGGAAGTTCAAATGGAAAGATTGCAAAAATCCTCAAAATGTTAAAGTTGCAACTATAGTTGACCAGGAATTGTTCAGGGAAAATATAGTCTTTGTCACTGGAAGAAATGGTCGTCTATATCAGTATAACAAAGTGACTGAATTGTGGCATGAGCATTACCAGTCTCAACATTTGATTCTATCACAGTTTCCTGGAACAGTCATAAGACCATCAACAAAATCACTCTCAGGTTCTCTCTTCATGCTTTCAAGAGAAGGTGGTCTTGTTGAGTACCAGTGGAATACTTGGCATGGATGGAACTGGATAGAACATGGAACACCTTATAAAGGTGTTACACTGGTTGGTTCACCTGGTCCAAGCTTTGAAGGGAATCAACTACTTTTGATTGGCTCAGATGGAAAAGTATACCTGAGATACATGGACAACAATGCATGGAAGTGGAAGGATTGTGGCTTCCCCAATATGGGAAATAAAATTGTTGAAGCACAAAGTGGAAGATTCAATGAGGAGAAACCAGTTCAGAGTGATGGAAATTGTGCATCTGGCTTGAACAAGAACCAAGACAACCTTGTTGACCTCAACTTAAATTGTGAACCAAAG GTGGCATCAACAAGACCAATTCCATTTTCTGAAGGTTCTGTCATATTTGAGCTCAGAGATGGCAGG TTAGCAGAATTAGAAGTTGGAGAGGAGAAAGAATGGAGTTGGTCACGGATCATTGGCACTCCAAACAGTTTATGTTTGGAAAATTATTGGATCACACTAGCATCATCATAG